The segment AACGTCATCCACGGCCTGCACGGCCGCCGACGCGCCGGCTCCGGCGAAAATTTCTGGCAATACCGGCGCTTCGTCTCGGGCGAGCCGGCGCAGAACGTCGACTGGCGGCGCTCGGCGCGCGACGACCATCTCTATGTCCGCGAGCTCGAATGGGAAGCCTCGCACACGGTCTGGATCTGGCCCGACCGCTCGCCGTCGATGGCCTTCGCATCGAAGACCGCGCGCGAGTCCAAACTGGAGCGCACGCTGATCGTCGCCTTTGCACTGGCCGAGCTCTTGGTCGCGGGCGGCGAGCGCGTCGGCATTCCCGGCCTGATGGCGCCGACCACAAGCCGCAGCATCATCGACAAGATGGCGCAGGCGATGCTGCACGACGATGCCGACCGGCTGAGCCTGCCGCCGTCCTTCGTCCCGGCGGCGCTCGCCGAGACGATCGTGCTGTCGGATTTCTGGTCGCCGATTGAAGAGATAAAGGCGACGCTCGCAGGGCTGTCCGGCTCCGGCGCGCATGGCACGCTGGTGCAGATCGTCGATCCCGCCGAAGAGAGCTTCCCTTATTCCGGCCGCGTCGAGTTCGTCGAGCCCGAGGGTTTTGGCGTGATCACCGCCGGCCGCGCCGAAAGCTGGGCGCAGGATTACACCGCGCGGCTCGCGCTGCACCGCGACCAGATCCGCGCTGAGACCAACAAGCTCGACTGGCTGTTCACGACGCATGCGACCGACCGCTCGGCGGCCGAATTGCTGCTGTTCCTCCATGCCGGCATGCAGGTGAGCAAGTCGGGCGCCCGCACCACGGCGATCAAGGTGGGGCCGGCCGCATGATGGGATTGCCGCTCGCCTTCACCGAACCGCTGCTCCTGATCGGGCTCGTCAGCCTCCCGGTGCTGTGGTGGCTCTTGCGCGTGATGCCGCCGCGGCCGCGCCGCATCGAGTTTCCGCCGACACGGCTGTTGTTCGACATCGCGCCGAGGGAAGAGACGCCGTCGCGGACGCCGTGGTGGCTGACCGCGCTGCGCCTGCTGGCTGCGGCGCTCGTCATCTTCGCCGCCGCCGGCCCGATCTGGAATCCGCAGACCGGCCTCGCCTCCAGCAAGGTACCGTTGATGATCATGCTCGACGACGGCTGGAGCGCGGCCTCGAACTGGGACACCAGGATCAGGGCCGCCGACGAGCTGATCGCCAACGCCGACAACGACCGCCGCGCGATCGCGCTGGTGCCGCTGTCCGAGCCGAACCGCGACATCACGCTGATGCCGGCGGGCGCGGCGCGCGTCGCGCTGCGCCAGCTCTCGCCAAAACCCTATTCGATCGACCGCGTCGATACGCTCACCGCGATCGACCGTTTCCTGAAGACGACCGGCGATTGCGAGATCGCCTGGCTGTCGGATGGCGTCGACACCGGCCGCGGCGAAGAGTTCGTGCAGGGCCTCGGCAAGACCATCGGCGATCGCAGCCTGACCTTGTTCGAAGGCGGCACCTCCTCCCCGATGGCGCTGGTCGCCGCCGAGAACGCCGCCGCCAAGATGACGGTGAAGGTGCTGCGCGCCGACAGCGGCATCGCGACGGGAATCGTTCGGGCGCTGGACCAGAAGGCCTCGCCGATCGGCGAGGCGCGCTTCACGTTCGGACCGCAGGACAAGGAGACCGAGGCGGCGTTCGACCTGCCGGTCGAGCTGCGCAACGACATCTCCCGGCTCGAAATCTCCGGTGAGCGTTCGGCCGGCGCGGTGCAGTTGCTCGACAAGCGCTGGCGCCGCCGCGCCATCGGCATCGTCTCGGGCGCGAGCAGCGAGACCGCGCAGCCGCTGCTGGCGCCGACCTTCTACCTCACCCGCGCGCTATCGCCGTTCGCCGACGTGCGGCTCGCCGACAAGGGCTCGCCGCAGCAGGGCATCACGCAATTTCTGGACCAGAAGCTGCCGATGATCATCCTGGCCGATGTCGGCACCGTCGCCCCCGAGTTGCGCGAGCGTCTCAACGCCTGGATCGACCAGGGCGGCGTGCTGGTGCGGTTCGCAGGGCCCCGGCTGGCGCAGGCCGAGGACGATCTCGTGCCGGTCAAGCTGCGCAAGGGCGGCCGTACGCTCGGCGGCAGCCTGACCTGGGAGAAGCCGCAACACCTCGCCTCCTTCACCGCGGACGGCCCGTTCGCCGGCGTCGTGGTCCCCAAGGACGTCACCGTGAACCGGCAGGTGCTGGCCGAGCCCGACGCCGTGCTCGCCACCAAGAGCTGGGCCTCGCTCGAAGACGGCACGCCTCTCGTGACCGGCGAGCATCGCGGCAAGGGGCTGGTCAGCCTGTTCCATGTCAGCGCGGACATGCGCTGGTCCGATCTGCCGATGTCGGGCACCTTCGTCGAAATGCTCAGGCGAGTGGTCGACATGTCCGGCTACACGTCCAAACCCGGCGCCGGTGTCGCCGCTGAGGCGAGCGCCGAGACGCTGGCGCCGCTGCACATGCTCGACGGCTTCGGTGCCTTTGGCCCGCCGCCTTCCACCGCCAAGCCGCTGACGGCTGATTATCGTGACCGCGCCACGCCGGACCATCCGCCCGGCTTCTACGGTCCGGCAGAAGGACCGCTCGCCGTGAACACGCTCGCTAGCGCCGACCGCATCGCCCCGCTCGACACCTCGGGCCTGCGCGCCCGGCACGCCACCTACACCAACGCCGAGCCGCGCGACTTGCGCGGATGGCTCTTGTCGACATCGCTCGCGCTGTTCCTGATCGACGCCATCATCGTCGCGCTGCTCGGCGGCGGTCTCGCCGCACTGCTGCGCCGCCGCGCCGCGCCCGCCATGATCCTGCTCGGGCTGGTGCTCGCGGGCGCGCTGGCGCTTGCGCCGACGCCGTCTCGCGCCGACAGCGCCGCAGACGATTTCGCGATGAAGTCGACGTCGCAGACCCGTCTCGCCTATGTCGTCACCGGCAATGCCGACGTCGATTCCATCGTCAAGGCCGGCATGTCCGGCCTGACGCTGTTCCTGGCGCAGCGCACCGCGCTCGAGGCCGGCGACCCCGTCGGGGTCGATCCCGCGCGCGACGAGCTCGCCTTCTTCCCGCTGATCTACTGGCCGATCGTGCCGGGCCAGCCGAAGCCGCCGCAGGACGCCATCAACAAGATCGACGCCTATATGAAGCAGGGCGGCACCGTGATCTTCGACACCCGCGACGCGGTCGAGGCACCGCCCGGCGAGAACGGCGCCTCGCAGACGCCGGCCATGCAGTCGTTGCGCGAAATCCTGTCCTCGCTCGACGTGCCTGAGCTCGAACCGGTGCCGCGCGAGCACGTGCTGACGAAAACCTTCTATCTGCTGCGCGACTTCCCTGGCCGCTTCAATTCGGGCCAGACCTGGGTCGAGACCCTGCCGCGCGACGACGACGACGAGAGCGCGCAGAAGCCCGCGCGCGGCGGCGACGGCGTCTCGCCGATCATCATCACCTCGAACGACCTCGCCGGTGCCTGGGCGATCCGTCCCGACGGCCAGCCAATGCTGCCGCTGACGCCGGGCGAGCCGCGCCAGCGGGAATTCGCCTACCGCGCCGGCGTCAACATCGTGATGTACACGCTGACCGGCAATTACAAGGCCGACCAGGTGCACGCACCGGCGCTCATAGAGCGTCTCGGCCAATAGGATCGACATGAATTACGGCATCGCCTTCACGCCGCTGGTTCCCGCGATCGTCCTGTGGATCGCGCTCGCCGCGATCGTGGTCATCGCGATCGTGCTGCTGCTTGCGCGGGCGCGCGGTGCAGCCGTGCGCGTGGCGGCGCTGGCGCTGTTCCTGCTGGCGCTCGCCAATCCGTCCTTCACGCGTGAAGACCGCGATCCACTGACTTCGATCGCCGCTGTTGTCGTCGACAAGAGCCCGAGCCAGAATTTCGGCAACCGCAATCGCGAGGCCGCGCAAGCCCAGGAAGCGCTGGTCGACAGCCTGAAGAAGATCAAGGGCCTGGAGGTCCGCGTCGTCGACGCCGGACAGGCCGACGGCGAAACCGACGGCACTCGCTTGTTCGGCGCGCTCGCCTCCGCGCTGTCGGACGTGCCGGTCGATCGCGTCGCCGGCGCGTTCCTGATCACCGACGGCCGCGTTCACGACATCCCGGCCAACGCCGCCGGACTCGGCTTCCAGGCGCCGGTGCAGGCGCTGATCACCGGGCAGAAGGACGAGCGCGACCGCCGCATCGCGATCACGGCGGCGCCGCGCTTCGGCATCGTCGGCCAGAACCAGACAATCACCTACCGGCTCGACGACCAGGGCGTCAGCAACGAGCGCGCCAGGGTCACGGTCCGCCGCGACGGCGAGGTCATCAACGAGCGCACGCTCGGAAGCGGCCAGACCGCGAGCGTCGATGTCGAGATCAAGCATGCCGGTCCCAACATCGTCGAGATCGAGGCATCGCCGCTCGAAAAGGAGCTGACGCCGGTGAACAACCGCGCGGTCGTCGCCATCGACGGCGTGCGCGACAAGCTGCGGGTGCTGCTGGTTTCCGGCGAGCCGCATTCCGGCGAGCGCACCTGGCGCAATCTGCTCAAGTCCGACGCCAGCGTCGACCTCGTGCACTTCACCATTCTGCGCCCACCGGAGAAGCAGGACGGCACGCCGATCAACGAATTGTCGCTGATCGCGTTTCCGACCCGCGAATTGTTCCAGCAGAAGATCAACGAATTCCAGCTGATCATCTTCGACCGCTACGCCCGCCAGGGCGTGCTGCCGATCGCCTATTTCGACAACATCGCGCGCTACGTCCGCTCCGGCGGCGCCGTGCTGGTCTCGGCCGGCCCCGACTACGCCTCCAACACCAGCATCTGGCGAACGCCGCTGGATTCGGTGCTGCCGGCCGAACCCATCGGCGTGACCGAAAAACCGTTCTATGCGCACCTCTCAGACATCGGCAAACGCCATCCGGTGACGCGCGGGCTGGAGGGCTCGGCCTCCGAGCCGCCGCATTGGAGCCGCTTCTTCCGCACCGTCGACACCCGCAATCCCGTCAACCCGCCGGTGATGACGGGTGTGGACGGCAAGCCGCTGTTGTTCCTGTCGCGCTTCGGAGAGGGCCGCGTCGCGCTGCTGCTGTCCGACCATATCTGGCTGTGGGCGCGCGGCTTCGAGGGCGGCGGTCCGCATCTCGATCTGTTGCGGCGGATGTCGCACTGGCTGATGAAGCAGCCGGACCTCGACGAAGAGGCGCTGCGCCTCCAGGTGCAGGGCAAGGACCTGGTGGTGGTGCGGCAGACCATGGCGGACACCGTGCAGCCGGTGAGCGTGACCTCGCCGTCCGGCGTGTCGCGCGACCTGACGCTCAGCCCCGGCGATCCCGGCGAGTGGCGTGCGAGCCTGCCGGCGAGCGAGCTCGGCCTGTGGCAGGCGACCGACGGCACGCTGAAGGCGCTGATCAATGTCGGCCCGACCAATCCGAAGGAGTTTTCGGAAGTCACCTCCACCACCGAGACGTTGAAGCCGCTGACGCAGGCGACCGGCGGCAACGCCGTGCGCGTGGTCGATGGCACGAGCGTCGAGCTGCCGCGCATCGTGCCGGTGCGATCGACCAGCGTGTTTTCCGGCGATGGCTGGATGGGGGTCAGGATGCGCGACGCCAGCGTGGTGAAGGGCGTCGGCGTGCTGCCGATCTTCGCCGGCCTGATCGGGCTGTTGCTGCTGCTCGGCGCGTTCGCAGCGACCTGGGTCCGCGAAGGGCGCTGATCGCTTATTGTTTGAGCATGATCTTTTCGGAAAACCGCTGCGCACTTTGCGCCAACGCGGCCCGTCGGGTCCGGATCATGCTCTAGCCGAGCTCTCATCGACCATAGTAGCTCCGCGAGAGCATGTAGCCGCCTCCGTGCCGCACATACACTTCGTGCAGACAACCTGTCGGGGTGCAAAACCGGTTCGGCCCGTCGCAGGAAAGTCGATCGTAGTGGAGGTGCATTTCCGCCGAATTGTAGAAAAAGGTCGCAAAGTACTGATGGGGATGGGCGGCCCCGTTGCACCGCCCGACGACGATCTTCTGCACGTTCGCCGGAAGCATTGCGAGATAATCAGGATTCCTCGAGGAGCCGGCCCCGAAGCTCCAGGCGGGCGCGCCCGCGACAAAGATGCCGGCTATCGCGATCGCGCCCCGTGAACAACCTGCTTTGCGCAGTCGAAGTGCGCGCATGGTTCGCGCTCCTCAAGAACCGGCACGGTCCTGAAGTGCTCCAGCTTGACGACATCGCTTGAGACGGTGTAGCTGAATGTAATGTTATAACATTACGTATCCGGAGTGTCCATGCCCAAGCCCCAGATCGCTGAGGACCCCCGCCTCCCCGCCGATCGCGAGACGACACCTTGCGAAGCTTTGACTGCGGGCGTCGTCGTTCTCGGAATCGACTTCAGGTGGAGGCGCCGTGAGCGAATTTATGATTCCGACAAGGTCTGGTCAGGCGAACACACGATCCTGGACTACACCGAAATCTAAGGCCGCTATGTCGACCACGAAGGGTGAGGCCATTGCAAACGCACGGCGTACGTCGCGAGTGCCGACGCAACAGTTCCGTTACCGATTGGCCACAACACGAAACATTCGATTTTTCCAGGCTGCCGCACCCAATTGACCGGGCGAGACCATCGGATAGGATTATCATGAGGGACAGTATCTAGCAGATGCGCTGGTTTCGAAAACATATCGGGCAAGGTTCGTGGCTCGCACTCGTTGCGCTGGCCATCAACTTCACGTTCGCCTTCGGTCACGTCCATCTCGTGGACGGGCGGGAGTCCGGGCACCCGTTGCTGCTGGCTCTCGGGGCGGGCGACAGCCACCAGAGCCAGAACCATCCCGCAAACCATCCCGACGACGATCTTTGCCCGATCTGCATGGCCGTCGCTGCCATGGGCAACGCGCTGGCCTCGGCACCTCCGGCGACGCCGCCGATCGAGCTGGCCGAAGCAAGGATCGATCGCGCGGTCGATCAATTGCTCTCGGCACCGCGCTCCCCGCGCGCCAGCTTTCAATCGCGTGCGCCTCCGATCTCCTGACAGCAAAGCTTCGATCCACAGCTAGCGCCGCGTACTAGGGCGCGCCGCGGGCCACGGAGCGAAGCTCCTTTCGCCCGCGCGCCGTCGCCTTGCGGAAAACGTCTTGTCAGGACTTCTCAAATGAACAGCCCCCCGTCGTTGCGTGCGTTTCGCATCCTGCTCATGTCGGCGTCGTCGCTGACGCTCGCGGCGCTCTGGAGCGCCGGCGCGATGGCGCAGAGCAACAACGCATCGCCCGGCACGGCCACGCCGCAGCCGACCGCTTCTCCGGCCGCGCCGCCTTCGCCGACGCCGCAAGCGACGGAGACACCCGCCCCGGCGCAGCCCGCAGGACAAGCACCGCAGCAGGAGGCGGCTCCCGCGGCACAACCGGGCACAACCGTGCTGCCGGAAACCCGCGTGGCCGCGCCGATCGAACGGCGGCAGCCGCGCACGCCACCGCCCCCGAGGCAGGCCACGACCAATCCGCCCGCGACCGTGCCGACGCAGGCGCAGGTCGAGGCCGCAGCCAATCGTCAGGTCGTCCAGCAGACCCAGAATTTCGACCAGCGACGTGACAACGTCATCCTGCCGAAGACCGGCACGACGAACTACCAACTCAACCAGAGGGACCTCGAGACCCTCCCGCAGGGAAGCGCGGCCCAGCTCAGCGACATCGTGCTGCAATTTCCGGGCGTCTATCAGGATTCGACGAGCTCGGGCGATTTTCACATCCGCAACGAGCACGCCAACGTCCAGTACCGGATCAACGGAATCCTGCTGCCAGATGGCGTTTCCGGGTTCTCGCAGCTTCTCGAGACCTCCTTCATCAGCAACATACAGTTGCTCACCGGCGCGCTGCCGGCGCAATACGGCTTGCACACGGCGGGCGTGCTCGACATCACCTCCAAGAGCGGAGCCGCGCTGGCCGGCGGCAGCGTCAGCATCTATGGCGGCAGCCGCCAGACCATCACGCCCAGCTTCGAATATGGCGGGGTCGCGGGAAACACCGACTATTACGTCGCCGGCCGCTATCTCAGCACCGGCCTCGGTCTTGAGAATCCCCTACCGTCCCTCAACGCCATCCACGATCATTCCGAGCAGGGCCGATTCTTCGCCTATACGTCGACAGCGCTTGATCCGATGACGCGGGTCGTCACCATTTCGGGCTTCGGCCTGACCCGCTACCAGATTCCCAACAATCCCGGGCAGCCCGGCAACGCGGCCGGCTTTTGCGGCGGGCCGTTCGACCCCGCGAACCCCTGCCTCAACCCGGATGGCAGCCCGAACCCGACCGCTCCGGCCTATACGGCCTTCGGCAAGGGCGGATTCGATTCGGCGACCCTCAACGAAAACCAATATGAGAAGAACGCCTACAACGTCATTGCCTGGCAGAAATCCGAAGGCAATTTCGATGCGCAGCTCTCCTATTATTCGCGCTACAGCGATCTTCACTTCGTTCCGGATCCGGTAGGCGATCTCTTCATCAACAACGTCGCATCGGATGTTTACCGCAGCTCGTTCCTCAACGGCGTGTCCGGCGATTTCTCGTACCGTCTGAACGAGGCGCACACGGTCCGCGCCGGTTTTTACACCCACGGCGAGCAGACCAGCATCGCAACCACGAGCACCGTTCAGCCGCTCGACCCGAACGATCCAAACGGCCTGACCGCGATCGACTCGCCGTTCAACATCATCGACAAGAGCAAACTGTTCGGCTGGCAGCTCGGCGCCTATGCCCAGGACGAGTGGCGGCTCACCCGGGAGCTCACGCTCAATTACGGTCTGCGGTTCGATCAGATCTATCAATACACCGACGCCAACCAGTTCAGCCCACGCGCCAGCCTGACGTACAAGCCATGGTGGTCGACAGTCCTGCATGCTGGCTACATGCGCACGTTCCAGCCGCCGCCCCAGGTGCTTGGTCGAACGACTCCGACCGATATCTTCAACGGCACGACTGCGGCTGTTCCGACCGTTACGCCCGATCAGGCTGCCGTGCTGCCCGGCCAGGTGGCCGGCCAGCCTCTTCAGAATATCGGCGCGATCCAACCCGAGCGGGCCGATGTGTACGACGCCGGTTTCACGCAGCAGCTGCTGCCGCAATGTCCGACGAGCGCGGGCGCGATGCCGACCAAGGCGCCCGTCGCAGCCGCGAATTGTCCGAGCCTGGAGCTCGGCGGCAGCATCTATTACAAGAAGGCCAGGGACCTGCTTGACGACGGGCAGTTCGGCCAAGCCTACGCGCTCACTGCGTTCAACTACGATAGAGCGGAAAATTACGGCGCCGAGCTGAAACTCAGGTTCAGGTGGGGCGGCCTCTCCGCCGACACCAGTTGGGCGTGGGGGGTCCAGCACGCACACACTGTCGTATCAAACCAGACGCTGTTTAGTCCGGACGACCTCGTCTACATCCAGAGCCATTGGATCCACACCGACCACGATCAGACCTACACGGGTTCGGGACGGGTCGCCTACCGGTGGTTTGACACCAACAGCTGGTTGGATGGCACGACTGTGAGCG is part of the Bradyrhizobium commune genome and harbors:
- a CDS encoding DUF4159 domain-containing protein, which translates into the protein MMGLPLAFTEPLLLIGLVSLPVLWWLLRVMPPRPRRIEFPPTRLLFDIAPREETPSRTPWWLTALRLLAAALVIFAAAGPIWNPQTGLASSKVPLMIMLDDGWSAASNWDTRIRAADELIANADNDRRAIALVPLSEPNRDITLMPAGAARVALRQLSPKPYSIDRVDTLTAIDRFLKTTGDCEIAWLSDGVDTGRGEEFVQGLGKTIGDRSLTLFEGGTSSPMALVAAENAAAKMTVKVLRADSGIATGIVRALDQKASPIGEARFTFGPQDKETEAAFDLPVELRNDISRLEISGERSAGAVQLLDKRWRRRAIGIVSGASSETAQPLLAPTFYLTRALSPFADVRLADKGSPQQGITQFLDQKLPMIILADVGTVAPELRERLNAWIDQGGVLVRFAGPRLAQAEDDLVPVKLRKGGRTLGGSLTWEKPQHLASFTADGPFAGVVVPKDVTVNRQVLAEPDAVLATKSWASLEDGTPLVTGEHRGKGLVSLFHVSADMRWSDLPMSGTFVEMLRRVVDMSGYTSKPGAGVAAEASAETLAPLHMLDGFGAFGPPPSTAKPLTADYRDRATPDHPPGFYGPAEGPLAVNTLASADRIAPLDTSGLRARHATYTNAEPRDLRGWLLSTSLALFLIDAIIVALLGGGLAALLRRRAAPAMILLGLVLAGALALAPTPSRADSAADDFAMKSTSQTRLAYVVTGNADVDSIVKAGMSGLTLFLAQRTALEAGDPVGVDPARDELAFFPLIYWPIVPGQPKPPQDAINKIDAYMKQGGTVIFDTRDAVEAPPGENGASQTPAMQSLREILSSLDVPELEPVPREHVLTKTFYLLRDFPGRFNSGQTWVETLPRDDDDESAQKPARGGDGVSPIIITSNDLAGAWAIRPDGQPMLPLTPGEPRQREFAYRAGVNIVMYTLTGNYKADQVHAPALIERLGQ
- a CDS encoding DUF2946 family protein; translated protein: MRWFRKHIGQGSWLALVALAINFTFAFGHVHLVDGRESGHPLLLALGAGDSHQSQNHPANHPDDDLCPICMAVAAMGNALASAPPATPPIELAEARIDRAVDQLLSAPRSPRASFQSRAPPIS
- a CDS encoding TonB-dependent receptor domain-containing protein, which codes for MNSPPSLRAFRILLMSASSLTLAALWSAGAMAQSNNASPGTATPQPTASPAAPPSPTPQATETPAPAQPAGQAPQQEAAPAAQPGTTVLPETRVAAPIERRQPRTPPPPRQATTNPPATVPTQAQVEAAANRQVVQQTQNFDQRRDNVILPKTGTTNYQLNQRDLETLPQGSAAQLSDIVLQFPGVYQDSTSSGDFHIRNEHANVQYRINGILLPDGVSGFSQLLETSFISNIQLLTGALPAQYGLHTAGVLDITSKSGAALAGGSVSIYGGSRQTITPSFEYGGVAGNTDYYVAGRYLSTGLGLENPLPSLNAIHDHSEQGRFFAYTSTALDPMTRVVTISGFGLTRYQIPNNPGQPGNAAGFCGGPFDPANPCLNPDGSPNPTAPAYTAFGKGGFDSATLNENQYEKNAYNVIAWQKSEGNFDAQLSYYSRYSDLHFVPDPVGDLFINNVASDVYRSSFLNGVSGDFSYRLNEAHTVRAGFYTHGEQTSIATTSTVQPLDPNDPNGLTAIDSPFNIIDKSKLFGWQLGAYAQDEWRLTRELTLNYGLRFDQIYQYTDANQFSPRASLTYKPWWSTVLHAGYMRTFQPPPQVLGRTTPTDIFNGTTAAVPTVTPDQAAVLPGQVAGQPLQNIGAIQPERADVYDAGFTQQLLPQCPTSAGAMPTKAPVAAANCPSLELGGSIYYKKARDLLDDGQFGQAYALTAFNYDRAENYGAELKLRFRWGGLSADTSWAWGVQHAHTVVSNQTLFSPDDLVYIQSHWIHTDHDQTYTGSGRVAYRWFDTNSWLDGTTVSATFIYGSGLRTDPADGSTCPNCAHLPSYWQVNTGASHEFANGWNGLPVTVRFDVVNVADTIYQIRNGSGIGVFAPQYGPRRGYYFGISQKIGGPEKTPGVLGVFYTKAQAPIAYHWEGAYAGANFGSALSAGEHVLTPIGWGTTNPAGAQGGLQFGYNHLVAPNWLVGLEAELDWTSAQGKANFVDPAGTTALSLTSDHNWYDTLSGRVGYVMGPLMLYAKGGAAWMNADYRMDVNSGLDGSTSASTTRTGWIAGGGVEYMLGSRWSAKLEYNHLDFGSKTLGLANPFGNSVTVETAVDQVKAGVNYHLEGLL
- a CDS encoding DUF58 domain-containing protein — translated: MAADTGHTAKEIIAIRRADGESRTLAASLPRLVLEARRIAANVIHGLHGRRRAGSGENFWQYRRFVSGEPAQNVDWRRSARDDHLYVRELEWEASHTVWIWPDRSPSMAFASKTARESKLERTLIVAFALAELLVAGGERVGIPGLMAPTTSRSIIDKMAQAMLHDDADRLSLPPSFVPAALAETIVLSDFWSPIEEIKATLAGLSGSGAHGTLVQIVDPAEESFPYSGRVEFVEPEGFGVITAGRAESWAQDYTARLALHRDQIRAETNKLDWLFTTHATDRSAAELLLFLHAGMQVSKSGARTTAIKVGPAA